Genomic segment of Arachis hypogaea cultivar Tifrunner chromosome 16, arahy.Tifrunner.gnm2.J5K5, whole genome shotgun sequence:
aattccaaaatttttgaaaaagatgagatagaAAGaagtaaaagatttttgaaaaaagaagagagagaaaagacttagcaattttcaaaaatgatgagagagaaagaagttagaaggttttgaaaaagaagaaagagaaagaagaattaaagagacaaacttttaaaattaaaataagataacacAAACAAACAAGCAACTTactagatttgaaaataaaaaaaattgaaattaaagaaatttgaaatttaaaatgaaaggtcaaataaagaaattgaaattcaaaaattgaaaaagtcaacagagaaagaaacaagataagataagattttaaaatttaaagattttgaaattcaaatttaaaagaaagaaaaaaaacaaaatacttaacttttaaaaattaaattcaagttAAAGATATgataagttttaaaaaattaataaattgtaaaattcaaattttaaaagaaagcaaaagctaacaagatactaagatttaaaattttaagtttgaaagaagataagataacaaaattttgaaaatcaaataaaaagataagataaagatttcaaagatagaaaagttaaacaagaaaaacaagattacaaatcaaaacaccaaacttaaaattttaaattcaaaattgaaataatttttttttcgaaaaagtttaaaaaggaaaaacaaccactaacaagacaccaaacttgaaaattttgaaatcaaagacaccATTTTCGAAAAGTTGAAGAAAAAACactaaatgacaccaaacttaaagattttgagatcaaacacaagaaaataacacaaaaaattttgaaCCAAGAGGTAAACAAGcaagaacaatttttgaaaattaagaaaagaaaaaccaacaaaaaccaaaaaggacactaaacttaaattttgacacaagactcaaataaaagaaaaagatgactaagacaaattttgaaaaattttaagaaaagaaaccaaTAAAGTTCgaaaaaaacaagaaacacaattaaCCAAAAAGTAGTAAAAAGTACTTGATCTAAGCAACAACacaaccggtagtttgtcaatctcgaacaatccccggcaacggcgccaaaaatatgGTGCACGACATCAGAACTCTCATaattgaaccggcaagtgcaccgggtcgtccaagtaatacctccggtgagtgagggtcgatctcacgaggattgttggattgagcaagctgtagttatcttgcagatcttagtcaggcaaatagaaaAGGCAATTGTTGTTGTACGCgcataaaataaaacaataaagaaaacaatACTGATTAACTTACCACTGTCTAATTGCATACACCACTCGACACGAATTTAACCTAGAGTCCCACCGGACATGCCAATTTGTTTCACTCGTTTTTTTAGTCGACTTTGACAGGTGGTGTCAAAACGAGCTTGTATCAAGATCTCAAGTATCCGGGAGCAGATACGACTTTTATAAAAAGGAGTGAGTTCGACCCGAAAATTACTTAATTGGTGTCGAAACAATTTATCTTAAGAGTGCTAGTTGTAAATGGATGATAAACGgcaaatgaataaataattaaatagaaacaATGATGAAAGTGCGAAATGTTGATTAAAACAaagcaataataaaatataaaggaAATAAATTACAATGAATCAAATAAGCAAAAGAAGATATGTTAAAAATTGACTTCTGTCACTCACATGCACTTGCACTTCATATTTTTCCGTTGTGTCGCAGAGATTGGGAATTCTGAGAGTTTATGTGATGATCTAGTGTTCTTTAGTGAAGTCCCCAACTTCTGAATTTCTACTATTTATACATCATGAAATTAACTGATCTTGGAGCATGTTGTCCACGATCCTATTTGCTCCTTTTCCTCAGCCATAACCTTGCCTTGACTATAAAGAATCTCTATCTCCAAGTTTTGACACCCATATCTTCTTTGGTTTCCAAGTACTAACTTGCTTCTCAAATTTTGTTCCCATGTTCCCTTCTTCAACTTGAAGGTCGACTTAAACCTTGATGCTTAAAGGTCACAAATTACCTTTCGAATTCGACATTCTTTGTACCATCTTTCGTCGACTTCGATTTGTCCAATTTCGTTTGTGTAGTCGAAATATTACTACGATAGTCAAAATCACTGATAAtcgaaaaaatctattttttatatcaACATAGACTAACTTAATTgaatttagttaataaaaaaatttggatgtgtagcattatttaaaataataatactaacaaTATTTTGGAACAAGTAGATAAAAAATCACTAAATGGAATGTGGCAATAAATTGAATGGGGGCGGCAATACATCCTCTTTAAAACACAATGTTAGAAAGAACATTAAACTTTTTGTCTTACAATTCAATAGTTTGAATCAATTTGAAATATCTTCACTtttctaaaaacactagaaaatagTTGAAAtggaggaaataattaggattttcttttctttatttaaatttgtttaagaaaaaaaaatcatgttattCTTTATTCATGAAGAAGCCTAAATTGGGTGGGTGAAGACTATTTCGattcaaaattttattcaagcaattttaatcttaaataaattttcagttttaattatagatataacttaaaaaaaacttAGCAaaacttttctttcattttaccAGTACTTTATTTGTGTTACGGGAAAAGAATATAGACGGTCAAAATAAGGGGAGGGTAATTTGGGAATACGACGTGATTATCCACATCGAGTTACTTACACATCCTCATAGATTATTATTGCTAGTACTCTACCTTGGGCGTATTAAAATCTCAATAATAATGCTATTACTATTACTTTCgaaataataaataacaataattaattactatAGCATAAAATAATCAACAGTGGGATACAGTAcagacaagaaaagaaaaaaaaaaaaaaagaaaagcaggtTTTTCCCATTCTCCAATTTTCTTCCTCCATTAATGCCAATGCACAGACAGAACTAGTAATagtattcattcataatttctctCACCAAAGACTAAAGCAAAAAAGGGACAcaatataataaaacaaaaaaaaagctacTCTACCTACACCTTGTTGCTTATACAACTTGTGGCGCCATTTGCAGAGGTTTTTGCTTCTCGTTCAAACCTCTCAGTCTCAGCAAGTGACAACCGTTTTTCTGCTAAACCTTGAAACATCAAACACACTCACATTCCACAGAACAACGcaccctctttttctttttccttcattttctttctcttttccgcTTCAATGGAACCACTTAAGGAGGGTGTGTTTTCCGGTTCAACCGGGAACACAAACTCCGATACACCGGTAACTACCCAGTTTCCACCCCAGGTGATGAACTTGAACTTTGGAAACCTTGGAGGAGGACCgcaaccaccaccactaccaccacaaCCGCAACCACAGCCACCACGGGAACAACCACAAGCGCCACCAGGCACAGCTACAATGTCACCGGCAACAACAGGAACAGGTGGTGCTTCGGGGCAAGGGAGTTTGGAGTTGTttgggaagaagaagagagggagaccAAGAAAGTATGACTCTGAAGGGAACCTCAGGGTGCCAAACCAACCACCACCGGGATTCTCTCTAACTCCGGGTTCGGGTTCAGAGTTTTCATCAAAACGGGGTCGTTGCAGTAGTGCAAAATCACATGCTTCTGGAAGCTGGaaccttctttcttctttgggtgagttactagtttttttttttttttttttttttttttttttttttgttttctgtcatattattccctttttcttttgtctcaagTGTTCTTGGTGGTTTGGTGAATGGTGAGCGGTGTGACCTCACTCTCTGTACCGTTTGGTTGATGGGAAAATGCAAGAATCCTTTGTGTACGCTGTACCAACTAAAACGAACACATCAATATAATATTGGATTATAGGTTGACTCATCCTTCTGGAAAAAAAATGGAACTATCTAATGTCTCCGTTTTGTTTTTGTTGGGTTTAGAGGGTTCCAGAAAGAAAATTTCTTCTTATCTCTTTGATCTTTGTTTTttcgagaaaaaaaagaaaggggggGGGGGTAACAGGGTTTTCTAGAAGGTTTTACCCAATTTTATTTGGAGGGGGAACATTTTTTTTAAGGAGTAGCTTCATACATTTTTTAACTGTGTTCTTGTTCGTTCTTTCTGAAATGGCAGAACATTCTGTTTTGGACTTTTGGCTCATTAGCAATGAAAAAGATGTGAACTTTTTCCTGATTTCAGCTTATAATTTAATATTGTTCTGTGCAACTGGTCGGAGCTTACGTGAGGGGGAAAAGAGATTTTTTTTGGGGGGTTGAATTTATTATGCATATTATTACATTGATTCTGAAAATCATTCAGACTAATCAACATGTGAGTGCTCGGTATGATGGTAATTTCCTATATCTACTAGCAAATATCTCGAGCGTGAAAATTTACCCTTCTTTCTGTTGTCTTTTGAAGGCTTGCTTGGAAGCACAACTGGTACTGATTTTACACCTCATGTTGTGACAGTTCATGCTGGAGAGGTAATCTAATCTAGAACAAAGTGTAGGTTGTTGTTTGCTTTGTGGGATTGATGATATAGTTTGTATTATGATGATTGAAGCTTTTTTAACCTTTTCACCTCCCAGGACGTTGCTGGAAAGATTTTCTCGATTGCACAGAAGGGTCCTATGGGAATATGCATTCTTTCTGCAAATGGAGCTATATCTAAAGCTACCTTGCGCCAACCTGGTTCTTCTGGTGGCCTATTAACATACGAGGCATGATCTCCTAGTTCTATGTGTTCTTTCagtaatttcttttttctatctacttctctctctctctctctctctctctctctctctctctctctctctctcttgtagAGTGAATTAAATTGAATGCAATAACCTTGATGTTTAATCAAACCATCACTTTATGGTGAAAGACTGAAGTGGGCCAAATTATGAACAATGTTGCTCAAAGGAACTTGCAGCCTATTTTTGTCTGTTGCTAAGTTTAGAGTTAAGATATATCAGATGTGATTGCATTCATCATCTTTATGTAAAGTGGCATGTGTTTTCTCTCCTGAGTTTTGGACAAAATTTCCCCTTCTGTTTATCTTGCTGCTTGTTTGGAAGACAAATCCACTTGCTCTATTTCAAAGTAACTGTTGCTTTGAACAATTTGATACTACATTAAAAGTCAATGTATTTGGACATAGTTTGTGTCCAGATACATCGGGATTTTAATGTATCAAATTAGTAAACAAGcaagatttattttgaaactgAGGTAGTAACATTTTGCTGCAAGTTACTTTCAAATATGCAGATCTTATAGCTCAGTAGAGATTAATCCACTTGCCAGAGATCTCTCTATTCTTATCTCGCTGTTAAAGCATACTTCTAGTCATGACCTTTAAGGATAGTTTTCATTCCTGTACAAATCGCTAAATCATGTTAACATAATGATCATCATAACTTGGCATGTCGTAATTTGCTGGTTCAAATTCCAGAACCTGAGTTTCAGCTGTATTCTTCGGAGAAAATATAGTTTTGAAGCAAAATTCTAAGGATGGACATGGTTACCCAGTATAAGCTCTCACCATAAAATGTTACATTTGTACAACGTAAATGTTAGGTTTCCTCAAGTTGATGTTTCCATGTCTAGCAAGAAAGATGCAAAGACACTGTCATAAATCTAGAAAGATTATGTGAATTCCTTTTGCTCTTTTATATGTACTGCAAGTTATAATAATTATTTCCGGATATTCTTGAATAACTGAGTTCTGTTTCCTTTCAGGGTCGATTTGAGCTTTTATCCTTGTCTGGATCATTCACAGTCCCGGATAGTAGTGCTGCAATTCCTTCTAGTGGATTGAGTGTCTCACTGGCTGGCCCTGATGGTCGCGTGATAGGAGGGGGTGTTGCTGGTTTATTGACAGCTGCTACCCCAATCCAGGTATGACACTTCTCTTTTGCCTTGTTTCAGTTCTTGGTAACTGAAACAACTATAGATTCTTTCTGTATTTAATGTATATTGCAATTACTTTAGTGAAGTTTTAGTTAAATCTCCTAAATGAACTTATCCCGAAGCCTGCATGTTGGtgaaaacaagtgaaaaatgtaCATTAGTAGCAAAAAAATCAGTAGTATGTTAATCCATGTTATCTTCCAGATTCATGAATAAGATACTTGAACCTGTATTGTTTCTTTTAACACTTTAATGGTTGCAATTAAGCGCAACGTTAAAGATTGTATATAGCTTCCAGTTCTAGCACTTTTGCATTGTTCATCTTTTTAAGCATACACACCATCATCTACCTCTATTGGAAATTTATGTAAGCTATGTTTTCAGATTGTAGTGGGAAGCTTCATGCCAAATGGTCAAAAGCCCCAAAAAAGGAAATATACCCGTCAACCGGTAGCCTCTCATGCTGCTTCAGGACCTATGGCAACAGTATCAGCTGCAGGACCTATCTCACGATCAAATCCTGGTGGTGAAAATCCTCTGGGATCTTTATCTCAGTTGCCAGACCAAGGTCAGAGAGAATCAGTCAGCGCATCGAACGATAAACTGAATTTAGATGATACGCTTAATGGTGATAATTGGAATGATACTGAAGATTTTTCGGATCATAGGCCGTCCCCAGACATCAACATATCTTTGCCTGATGAATAGAAAGGTCTTGGCAAATGGCAATGAAATTAATTTACTTGATAACAAGCCATAAATCTTGTAGCATTCTTGTCATTTGTGTAACCGTTTCTGTTATTCTGTTTTGCAGGTGATCCAGAGGCTCACATAACTGAATGCTAACACCCAAAAACTTTGTCATGACAACTAGGTTATTTGACACGATGTACAGTTGTCAGAAATTAGAAATGATTATTGAAGCCTCACTATTTTTGATCATGAGTTTTTATCACACACTCGGAAGTTGGCTAgtttttgttcttttaaattGTCTTGTGGCTTGAGGATTCGGTTGGATAGGATGATGGTAGAGATTTTAAGCTACGCTGAGGAGTTTGTTATGGTTGGTTGGTTGTTGTTTTCCGAGAACTGGCATTTTTCTCTTTATGACCTCATCCAGACTTCTCTTGCTTAGAATTGTTACTTATAGCAGCTCTCTTATGAAATCTAACTCCAAAGGACGTACATAAAAATGAAGATCCGACCAGCGTTTAGTAGTTTCATACGCGGGCGAGTGGAGTGCAATCTGTCATATGGCCTGTGCAAAATCATACTAGCATGTGTGTGACAGTGTGAGGAACAATAGGCCCAAACCTATGATCCAATGGAATTTTCTGAAGTACGGGTAAGATCAGACCCCGATAAAATTCAGTAGGGGTATTGTAGGTTCGGAAACCCAAAAAATTGATTTTGCTAATAAGTGTTTTAAAAATTCACATTATGGCCAATGAATTTTAGCTCAAGTGGCATATGTTTTTTCTTATTAGGTTCGAGTCTTATCTAATGTAaatttgactaaaaaaaaaagaaaatatcatgTGTGTGTGAGTGTGGTGTGTGTGAGTATGTAATCTAAGATTGGAGGTTGTGTAATCtatctaccaaaaaaaaaattcacattatGAGTTTGAGGCATATATTCTTCGATGGTGAACATCATAAATCATAATGTAGTATTGTAGTGTCACCAAAAATAAAGTCTCTTCAATAAATGTATTAatgaaaacattgaaaatttcaatttgtttatttttcaataaaagcttttcatttttaatatattaggacatttgttaattaaatgtaataaaaaagGGTCTCCATAAAGCCCACTCACGATTCCGGCAAAACCTAGGCATCCATCCATTGTCCTGGGGAGTCTAGAAGTTACTTTTGCCTCTACAAGTTAATATTCTTCGAATTTTTGTCGACCTTTTACTTTACAACTGGTGAAGATTTTAATAAGCgcctaattttgttttttttttttatttcattttagaattttattaacATATGTTTTAAAAAGTACATATTcagaatatcataaaaaaaatattttattaaaaattatgaaaagatacctttttttattttaaatatatcaaaaagtttaaaaaatttatatttaaataaagaattttagatatattaattgagtgaatccaaaaaaaaaaaatgaaaaaaacacaCTTGTTTTAGAAAACAGGGAGTGTTCAAATAGAGAaaatactcaatttggtccctgaaGTTACATTCGACCCTCAATTTAGTCCTTAATGTTTCAATTGTCTATATTTAGTCCCTaaactttataaattttagagtaaaggacaaataggtccctgaccttttttttcgcggacatttttgtcctcaacgaaggaaaaatacatttaagtccctCATCCCGGAAAAACGTGGACATTTCAATCATTCCCTTGAGTTTAGGCGTTTGGACAGGACGAAAAAGTCTGACCTGGGAGAGGTGGTGCTGACCTGGCCGTTACGGAGGCCACGTGGCAGGGATTAATTCGAAACAGGATATATAAGTTCCCGCAACGAAAATGACGCCGTTTTGTAACCTCCCCCAATCTTTCAAATTTCTCTGCCCTTTTTTTCTTCCTTCGTCCTTTttcccttccattcttcttcctcgGCCCCTGCCTCCATTACCACTGCACAGCCGCGCCTCCGTCAGCCACCATCAACGCCGACAACCTCCTCCTGCCTCTCTTTTGAGTAGCTGTTGGCCTTGTGAGCGATCCTCATGAGTATCCATCTCATCCAGCATGTCATCCCATCCTCTGTCTTGGCCCTTGATGTTCCAATAACGTCGATCCATTGAAGTTGATAAATCTCaagtaaaaatttgaatatacatGTGGCCATTCATGTAATTCACATTGCAAAAAGAAGTTGAATGAAGAAGTACACATCAAACATCAAAGCATCACACAAACACTCTTCAAAGATGAGTGGAAATAAGGAATATGAAGCAGCTTAGTGAAATATAAGAATGGAAAATCTCAACTAAACAGAGAAATGACAAGCCGGGTTAGTGATTAATTGGCCTTGGCAACATTCAAAGCGAAAAGCATGCATACCAAGTCAATTAATCAAAGTGAagattgagttttgaaaacaaaacttTTCTAAAATTCGGCAGCATCTCAGTAGTACATAGTACATTTCCCAAAGTCAAACAAACAATTTTACATTCCATATGAATTACTTGATAATTAAGCACACAAAAATTATATGTACACTCATAGGGAGGGAATGGACAGGCCAACATGTGATGAAAAATCAACAGCAGCTAAACATGAAGCAACAACAAAGTGGGTGATTGAGATTGAGCAATTGACAgttaaaatttcaagaaaagcaCATCACTCTAGCAGCAAAACAGCAGTAACAATCCAAGTTGCAGCAACAAATAGTACAAAGAACATGTAATTTACTCAGTCAACACTCTTTCCAATGAATTCAACAGTCAATTATAGGTAGGGAGTGTAGATCAAATAATCATGCCTCACTGAATCAAAATTAAAGTTCAATATGCATTAAgaaactaactaatcctaacaATGAGAATTTACACAGCAGCAGTGTAAAACATCAGTCTCAGCAATTTCCATTAACCAATCCTAATCCTAACAACTCAAGAACAATTGAACAAACTAAATATAATGAACTACAAACAATGATTGCACAGACAGCAGCATTAAGCAAGCAAGACCTAATCCACTATCCACGCCAGATTCTCTAACAACCTAATGTAACTAACTAATCTAACCTATTTGAAATTAGCTAaacaaaactaactaaacaatattaattaactaattacaaTAACAGAGTGAATTAAACAGAGAGAAAGAAGACCTGGGAAGCACAGGGGTGGtaatgagagagagaggaaatGATGGCTGGGCCCTAGTAGCGATGGTGGTGTGCCGGTAGAGAGGCGGCGGCACGGCGGCAGTGGGTCGCCGAGAAGGTTGTCGCGGACGAACGATGGGTGGAAGGAGGGTGAGAAGAGAGAGAGACTAATGGGAGTAAGGGAGTGAGAAAGGGAAGAAGACGCGAAAAGAGAGGAAGGAGGAGGTCACCGGCATTGATGGTGGCTGACGGAGGCGCGACtgtgtgataaaccccgatttcgtgatttatcttgtgcttattttgggggattttaccaactttttccacatttattcaatgaaatagcatgattttgtgattctcccttgaattttgcttaagtgtaaaaacatgctttttaagccccaaactgataattttgattcatttttattccattcgatgccttgatgtgtgtgttaagtgattttaggttataaggcaagtattggatggaaggaatgagtaaaaaagcatgcaaaggggagaatgcataaagaaacaaagattgggagtgcatcaaaggacgcgcacgcgcacaaggcgcacACGCGAAAAAGTgatctcgcccatggacgcgcacgcgtacatgccgcgtccgcgcggatgaagaaattgccaatcgacgcgcacgcgcacatggcgcgcacgcgccaatactcttacctggcccacttgaaggcaaaacgctgggggcgattactgagctacccaggcccaattccaacttgtttctgagtgtatttcatgcagaattgaagtccaagcaaaggggggagaaattagtttagccaacatgagcctttagttagttttctagagagagaagctccctcttctctctagaattaggttaggattaggttagatcatcttaatttcatgtttaattacttgatctcatcttgtttcctttataatctctcatttctacatcttgattctcttaattgtgatgttaatttctcattttgctctcttttgtgatgatgaactcatgttgaatttgatttacttttaatgcaatttaatgttgatgttcctttttattgatgaattgaattgtgatcttacttttcttgcacttagtagttgttatattttattattcttacaatttatgatgtttacctttattgcactctatgtgtttgatgaaacgatctctttaatttttgagtagttttgttaactcttggcctaagccaagggaattgggtaatcttgagtcattgggtatgatggatttggtgatttgagaacccatggtgatcaatttgacacccattgatgctaacccactactaagttagttagtaggtaggttaggacttaagggtggatgtgatcaaatctatttgacgtacttaaagcttttgggaagtagacttaatagattggcctctcatgattatcaatatttggtttgttgacaaggatgatgATCTCAATTACCCAAATCtaagccaagagttctttattttgctctctttattCGCTTGctaattctatttttcttgcCCTCTCATGAACCAAAATCCCccttttaccccttcatagccaataactaaGCATTACATTattttcctagggagacgacccggagtccaaatactttggtaaattttcattggggtttgtacatgtgacaaaaccaaattttttatgtgagaattgtttgttggtttggagctatgcttacaacgaagtctttatttctataagagaaattctaaaccatcaagtgAAACTcgaacgtcaaaatggcgccgttgccggggacaaCAATGGTGCTacgttattggctattgtatatatattgtgaatagcttgaaattttgggttgtttGCTAGTTTAGGAATTTATCTTCTGCGTTTCTTattaatctttgtttttattttctctttcattatgaattctcatccttttggctatgagtgtagttcaaactatgttgtaggaaatggaagctctaatgaggatatgcatcaagggTTTGGAATtcaaggatgggaggaacctcaagcttatgaacaaccttcat
This window contains:
- the LOC112754362 gene encoding AT-hook motif nuclear-localized protein 7, whose amino-acid sequence is MEPLKEGVFSGSTGNTNSDTPVTTQFPPQVMNLNFGNLGGGPQPPPLPPQPQPQPPREQPQAPPGTATMSPATTGTGGASGQGSLELFGKKKRGRPRKYDSEGNLRVPNQPPPGFSLTPGSGSEFSSKRGRCSSAKSHASGSWNLLSSLGLLGSTTGTDFTPHVVTVHAGEDVAGKIFSIAQKGPMGICILSANGAISKATLRQPGSSGGLLTYEGRFELLSLSGSFTVPDSSAAIPSSGLSVSLAGPDGRVIGGGVAGLLTAATPIQIVVGSFMPNGQKPQKRKYTRQPVASHAASGPMATVSAAGPISRSNPGGENPLGSLSQLPDQGQRESVSASNDKLNLDDTLNGDNWNDTEDFSDHRPSPDINISLPDE